In a single window of the uncultured Pseudodesulfovibrio sp. genome:
- the dapF gene encoding diaminopimelate epimerase, with amino-acid sequence MNIFTDSVPFFKMQGCGNDFVVIDNRELAVPESAMADWAKAVCARAFGVYADGLFFLENADDPALAYRWHFYNSDGSRAEMCGNASRCAAKLSHAIGLAPAEHAFGTDAGPIKAKVLLDGPDAGRVKVQLTPPLKTETDITLDVDGQPLTVHFTDTGVPHTVVFVDDVKAVDIMDLGPKIRYHEHFAPAGTNVNFAQVIDANTMLLRTYERGVEAETYACGTGAAATQLLAHTLGLTGDYANLTTTGNEVLTVFLENGTVFLQGAAELTFQGELYLKPLGLSL; translated from the coding sequence ATGAACATATTCACCGACTCCGTGCCTTTCTTCAAGATGCAGGGCTGCGGCAACGACTTCGTGGTCATCGACAACCGTGAACTCGCCGTTCCCGAAAGCGCCATGGCCGACTGGGCCAAGGCCGTGTGCGCCCGCGCCTTCGGCGTCTACGCCGACGGCCTGTTCTTCCTCGAAAACGCCGACGATCCGGCACTGGCCTATCGCTGGCATTTCTACAATTCCGACGGCTCCCGGGCCGAGATGTGCGGCAACGCCTCGCGCTGCGCGGCCAAGCTCTCCCACGCCATCGGCCTGGCTCCTGCCGAACACGCCTTCGGCACCGACGCCGGCCCCATCAAGGCCAAAGTGCTCCTGGACGGCCCCGACGCCGGGCGCGTCAAGGTCCAGCTGACCCCGCCGCTCAAGACCGAGACCGACATCACCCTGGACGTCGACGGCCAGCCGCTGACCGTGCACTTCACCGACACCGGCGTGCCCCATACCGTGGTCTTCGTGGACGACGTCAAGGCCGTGGACATCATGGATCTCGGCCCCAAGATCCGTTACCACGAGCACTTCGCCCCCGCCGGGACCAACGTCAACTTCGCCCAGGTCATCGATGCAAACACCATGCTCCTGCGCACCTATGAGCGCGGCGTGGAAGCCGAGACATACGCCTGCGGCACCGGCGCCGCCGCCACCCAGCTTCTGGCCCACACCCTCGGCCTGACCGGTGACTACGCCAACCTGACCACTACCGGCAACGAGGTCCTGACCGTGTTCCTCGAAAACGGTACCGTCTTCCTCCAGGGCGCCGCCGAACTCACCTTCCAGGGCGAACTCTACCTCAAGCCCCTCGGCCTGAGCCTGTAG
- a CDS encoding catalase, protein MSKDTKKLTSAFGCPVGNDLNTVTAGARGPALMQDVHLLEKLAHFDRERIPERVVHAKGAGAYGYFEVTADVTKYTKAAFLSKVGKKTDVFARFSTVGGEKGSADCERDPRGFALKFYTEEGNYDMTGNNTPVFFIRDPLKFPDFIHTQKRDPLTNLKSPTMAWDFWSLTPESMHQVTVLFSDRGTPATYRHMNGYSSHTYKWYNEKGDYFWVQYHFKTDQGIKNLTGPESDAMRGKDPDHATRDLFNAIEAGDYPSWTLEMQILTPERAKDFKWDIFDITKVWPHSEVPPITVGKLVLNRNPENYFAEVEQAAFNPSNLVPGIGVSPDKMLQGRLFSYHDTHLHRLGPNYHLIPVNQAKNAPENNYQRDGNMRTDANGGSGPNYWPNSFNGPAPDNVSNEPDIPLEGVGQRHEFTHPNSDFVQPGTLYSVVMNDEDRANLVSNIVGNMETVPEPIQLRQCALFYLTHEDYGTRVAQGLGLDMAEVKRLAAMTQEERVAATQVK, encoded by the coding sequence ATGTCAAAAGACACGAAAAAACTGACGAGTGCCTTTGGTTGCCCCGTTGGCAACGATCTCAATACCGTAACCGCCGGGGCGCGTGGCCCGGCGTTGATGCAGGACGTGCATCTGCTTGAAAAACTGGCCCATTTCGACCGTGAACGTATTCCCGAACGTGTAGTGCATGCCAAGGGCGCGGGAGCCTACGGCTACTTCGAGGTCACGGCGGACGTGACCAAGTACACCAAGGCCGCCTTCCTTTCCAAGGTGGGCAAAAAGACCGATGTCTTCGCCCGGTTTTCCACCGTGGGCGGCGAAAAGGGCAGCGCCGATTGCGAACGCGACCCGCGCGGTTTCGCCCTCAAGTTCTATACCGAAGAGGGCAACTACGACATGACCGGCAACAACACCCCGGTCTTCTTCATCCGTGATCCGCTCAAGTTCCCGGATTTCATTCACACCCAGAAACGGGATCCCCTGACCAATCTCAAAAGCCCGACCATGGCCTGGGATTTCTGGTCTCTCACACCGGAATCCATGCATCAGGTGACCGTCCTGTTTTCCGACCGGGGTACTCCGGCCACCTATCGGCACATGAACGGCTACTCCAGCCATACGTACAAATGGTACAACGAAAAGGGCGACTACTTCTGGGTCCAATACCACTTCAAGACCGACCAGGGGATCAAGAACCTGACCGGGCCGGAGTCCGACGCCATGCGCGGCAAGGACCCGGACCACGCCACCCGTGACCTGTTCAATGCCATCGAGGCCGGGGATTACCCGTCCTGGACCCTTGAGATGCAGATTCTCACCCCGGAACGGGCCAAGGACTTCAAGTGGGACATCTTCGACATCACCAAGGTCTGGCCGCACAGCGAGGTGCCGCCCATCACCGTGGGCAAGCTTGTGCTCAACCGCAACCCGGAAAACTACTTCGCCGAAGTGGAACAGGCCGCGTTCAACCCGAGCAATCTGGTACCGGGCATCGGCGTGTCGCCCGACAAGATGCTGCAGGGCAGGCTCTTCTCCTATCACGACACCCATCTGCACCGGCTGGGACCCAATTACCATCTCATTCCGGTCAACCAGGCCAAAAACGCGCCCGAGAACAACTACCAGCGTGACGGCAACATGCGCACGGACGCAAACGGCGGGTCAGGACCCAACTATTGGCCCAACTCCTTCAACGGCCCAGCTCCGGACAATGTCTCGAACGAGCCGGACATCCCTCTGGAAGGCGTTGGCCAGCGGCACGAGTTCACCCACCCCAACAGCGACTTCGTACAGCCCGGTACCCTCTATTCCGTGGTCATGAACGACGAGGACCGGGCCAACCTCGTCAGCAATATCGTGGGCAACATGGAAACCGTGCCCGAGCCCATTCAGCTCAGGCAATGCGCCCTGTTCTACCTGACCCACGAGGACTACGGCACCCGCGTGGCCCAGGGCCTCGGACTCGACATGGCCGAAGTCAAACGGCTGGCCGCCATGACCCAGGAAGAACGAGTGGCCGCGACACAGGTCAAGTAA
- a CDS encoding helix-turn-helix domain-containing protein: MAQVLKESVRIRISAAAEARFAEQGFDSATIDAIARDAGVAAGTVYKYFPNKQALLYSIVTEEFVAELSRLTRERIASFSRPTGMEPDQDMEAGKSGELLGFLARNRLKAVILLGWGQWTKYADFVPDYIRDMETRTLAQAGEQFPQLEQTRTFRFMVRRILEESVRGMVTILAEFENEGDIRRAFGASMRCRMAGINALVAWALEGE, translated from the coding sequence ATGGCCCAGGTTCTCAAGGAGAGCGTTCGGATACGGATATCGGCCGCCGCCGAAGCGCGGTTCGCCGAACAGGGGTTCGACAGCGCGACCATAGACGCGATCGCCCGGGACGCGGGTGTGGCGGCGGGCACGGTATACAAGTATTTCCCCAACAAACAGGCGTTGCTCTACTCGATCGTCACGGAGGAATTCGTGGCCGAGCTGTCAAGACTGACCCGAGAGCGGATCGCCTCCTTTTCCCGGCCCACGGGCATGGAGCCGGATCAGGATATGGAGGCCGGTAAGTCCGGCGAGCTGCTCGGCTTCCTGGCCCGCAACCGGCTGAAAGCCGTCATCCTTCTTGGATGGGGGCAATGGACGAAATACGCGGATTTTGTCCCCGACTATATCCGGGACATGGAAACCCGGACCCTGGCCCAGGCGGGCGAACAGTTCCCGCAACTCGAACAGACCCGGACGTTCCGCTTCATGGTCCGGCGCATCCTGGAGGAGTCGGTCCGGGGAATGGTGACCATCCTCGCGGAATTCGAGAACGAGGGCGACATCCGCCGGGCGTTCGGCGCGTCAATGCGCTGCCGCATGGCAGGAATCAACGCCCTGGTCGCCTGGGCGCTGGAGGGCGAGTAG
- the acs gene encoding acetate--CoA ligase — protein sequence MTEEEKKIESMQKDGQIFQPDASMAEQAWIPSMDAYRADHKRALEDPDGYWGERATELLDWFSDFDSVLEADYDKPDFKWFSGGKTNVAYNCLDRHLIDGRRNKAALIWQGEPEEDVRVYTYQMLHTEVCRFANVLKKKGVKRGDRVSLYMPMIPELAIAMLACTRLGAPHSIVFAGFSSIALQSRIEDAEAKVLVTADAVLRAGKTIPLKPNADEALKDCPSVEQCIVVKRGGNEINMVEGRDSWWHDEITAEDITSDCGFEEMDAEDPLFILYTSGSTGKPKGVLHTTGGYLTYAAHSTQIVFDVKDDDVYWCTADVGWITGHSYIVYGPLALGATSVMFEGVPSYPKPDRFWQIVDKFKVSIFYTAPTVIRALMREGEQWTKTYDTTSLRLLGSVGEPINPEAWMWYHDHVGNGKLPIVDTWWQTETGGIMISAMPYATPLKPGSATLPLPGISAQIVRRDGTRAEPNEGGHLIIDKPWPGMLRNVWGNPERYKSTYFAGFPGAYEAGDGARVDDDGYFWIMGRLDDVINVSGHRMGTAEIESALVAHPDVSEAAVVGMPHDIKGETIYAYVTLRSGVEPDDDMVKDLKVWVRKEIGPIATPEFIQFADGLPKTRSGKIMRRVLRKIVEGSTDFGDTSTLADPGVVTDLVEGNKDLTA from the coding sequence ATGACCGAAGAAGAGAAGAAAATCGAAAGCATGCAAAAGGATGGACAAATATTTCAGCCCGACGCTTCCATGGCCGAACAGGCCTGGATTCCGAGCATGGACGCCTACCGGGCGGACCACAAGCGGGCCCTGGAAGACCCGGATGGGTACTGGGGCGAGCGGGCGACGGAGCTGCTCGACTGGTTTTCCGATTTTGATTCCGTGCTGGAAGCGGACTACGACAAGCCCGATTTCAAGTGGTTCTCTGGCGGCAAGACCAACGTGGCCTACAACTGCCTGGACCGCCATCTGATCGACGGTCGGCGGAACAAGGCCGCGCTCATCTGGCAGGGCGAGCCCGAGGAGGACGTCCGCGTCTATACCTACCAGATGCTCCACACCGAGGTCTGCCGGTTCGCCAACGTCCTGAAGAAGAAGGGCGTCAAGCGGGGCGACCGGGTCTCCCTGTACATGCCCATGATCCCCGAGCTGGCCATTGCCATGCTGGCCTGCACCCGGCTGGGCGCGCCGCACTCCATCGTGTTCGCCGGGTTCTCGTCCATCGCCCTGCAGTCGCGCATCGAGGATGCCGAGGCCAAGGTCCTGGTCACGGCCGATGCGGTTCTGCGCGCGGGCAAGACCATTCCGCTCAAGCCCAACGCGGACGAGGCCCTCAAGGACTGCCCGTCGGTGGAGCAGTGCATAGTGGTCAAGCGCGGCGGCAACGAGATCAACATGGTCGAGGGGCGCGACTCCTGGTGGCACGACGAGATCACTGCCGAGGACATTACCTCGGACTGCGGATTTGAGGAAATGGACGCCGAGGACCCGTTGTTCATCCTGTACACCTCCGGTTCCACGGGCAAGCCCAAGGGCGTGCTGCACACCACAGGCGGGTACCTGACCTACGCGGCGCATTCCACCCAGATCGTCTTCGACGTCAAGGACGACGACGTGTACTGGTGCACGGCCGACGTGGGCTGGATCACCGGCCATTCCTACATCGTCTACGGCCCGTTGGCGCTTGGGGCCACCTCGGTCATGTTCGAAGGCGTGCCGAGCTATCCCAAACCGGACCGCTTCTGGCAGATCGTGGACAAGTTCAAGGTCAGCATATTCTACACCGCGCCCACGGTCATCCGCGCCCTCATGCGCGAGGGCGAGCAGTGGACCAAGACCTACGACACCACCTCCCTGCGTCTGCTCGGATCGGTGGGCGAGCCCATCAACCCCGAGGCGTGGATGTGGTACCACGACCACGTGGGCAACGGGAAACTGCCCATCGTGGACACCTGGTGGCAGACCGAGACCGGCGGCATCATGATTTCCGCCATGCCCTACGCCACCCCGCTCAAGCCCGGTTCCGCGACCCTGCCCCTGCCCGGCATCTCCGCCCAGATCGTGCGCCGCGACGGCACCCGCGCCGAGCCCAACGAGGGCGGCCACCTGATCATCGACAAGCCGTGGCCCGGCATGCTGCGCAACGTCTGGGGCAACCCGGAGCGCTACAAGTCCACCTATTTCGCCGGGTTCCCCGGAGCCTACGAGGCGGGTGACGGCGCGCGCGTGGACGACGACGGCTATTTCTGGATCATGGGACGGTTGGACGACGTCATCAACGTGTCCGGCCACCGCATGGGCACGGCCGAGATCGAGTCCGCTCTGGTGGCCCACCCCGACGTGTCCGAGGCCGCCGTGGTCGGCATGCCCCACGACATCAAGGGCGAGACCATCTATGCGTACGTGACCCTGCGCTCCGGCGTGGAGCCCGACGACGATATGGTCAAGGATCTCAAGGTCTGGGTGCGCAAGGAGATCGGCCCCATCGCCACCCCTGAGTTCATCCAGTTCGCGGACGGGCTGCCCAAGACCCGCTCGGGCAAGATCATGCGCCGCGTGCTGCGCAAGATCGTCGAGGGCTCAACGGACTTCGGTGACACCTCGACCCTGGCCGATCCGGGCGTCGTGACCGATCTGGTCGAAGGCAACAAGGATTTGACCGCGTAG
- a CDS encoding protein kinase, with product MRIGRYEIRGLLGRGGMGAVYKAAMPVTGRIVALKVLKPAEIMEDLVGEDALREMFFKEASAMASISHPNVAAVLDVGDGADCVDGRSVLPHFTMEYFCGNLGVLMGETYEVERESRPLGVETSLSIARGMINGLDRLHYEGIIHRDVKPFNVMLAEDQGGPGKVKLIDFGLSKLRGERTPHPKGMVVGSPYYAAPEQEADPESADERSDLYSVGVTLYRMLTGCLPSGKGASSISEFHVDLDQSWDDFFAKALARDPATRFPDGPAMLAALDELEARWLRQREAVCAAPDLLAEPEPLKTCPPPRSKPLKAGLKHGREVFGLDELWRPECYAHGEFADQGDGTVLERTRGLIWERYGSRYPLSWERANAHVARLNKNAYAGRTDWRLPTVAELATLFTGRTEPGEFCLEPAFDPQKARLWSADRKAFTAAWYVDAELGFVWWQDLTCRFFARAVAG from the coding sequence ATGCGCATAGGACGATACGAAATACGCGGGCTGCTCGGGCGCGGCGGGATGGGCGCGGTGTACAAGGCGGCCATGCCCGTGACCGGCCGCATCGTAGCCCTCAAGGTGCTCAAACCTGCCGAGATCATGGAGGACCTGGTGGGCGAAGACGCCCTCAGGGAGATGTTTTTCAAGGAGGCTTCGGCCATGGCCTCCATCAGCCACCCTAACGTGGCGGCCGTGCTCGATGTGGGCGACGGGGCCGACTGCGTGGACGGCCGGTCCGTGCTCCCGCACTTCACCATGGAATATTTCTGCGGCAACCTCGGGGTGCTCATGGGCGAGACCTACGAGGTGGAGCGCGAGTCCCGGCCCCTCGGGGTGGAGACCTCTCTGTCCATTGCCCGCGGCATGATTAACGGTCTGGATCGGTTGCACTACGAGGGCATCATTCACCGGGACGTCAAGCCGTTCAATGTCATGCTCGCCGAGGACCAGGGCGGGCCGGGCAAGGTCAAGCTCATCGACTTCGGGCTGTCCAAGCTGCGCGGCGAACGCACCCCGCACCCCAAGGGCATGGTCGTGGGCTCGCCGTATTACGCCGCTCCCGAGCAGGAGGCGGACCCGGAGTCTGCGGACGAGCGCTCGGATCTCTATTCCGTGGGCGTGACCCTGTACCGGATGCTTACCGGTTGCTTGCCGAGCGGCAAGGGCGCGTCCTCCATCAGCGAGTTCCATGTCGATCTGGACCAAAGCTGGGACGACTTCTTTGCCAAGGCACTGGCCCGCGACCCGGCGACCCGGTTCCCGGATGGACCGGCCATGCTCGCAGCCCTGGACGAGCTGGAAGCCCGCTGGCTCAGGCAGCGCGAGGCGGTCTGCGCTGCGCCGGACCTTCTGGCCGAGCCCGAGCCGTTGAAAACCTGTCCGCCCCCACGTTCCAAGCCGCTCAAGGCCGGTCTCAAGCATGGCCGCGAGGTGTTTGGGCTGGACGAATTGTGGCGGCCCGAGTGTTACGCCCACGGCGAGTTTGCGGACCAGGGGGACGGCACGGTCCTTGAGCGGACCCGTGGCCTGATCTGGGAGCGTTACGGCTCCCGCTACCCGCTCTCTTGGGAGCGTGCAAACGCGCACGTCGCCCGCTTGAACAAAAACGCCTACGCAGGCCGGACCGATTGGCGGCTGCCCACCGTGGCCGAACTGGCCACGCTCTTCACCGGCCGCACCGAGCCCGGCGAGTTCTGCCTGGAGCCCGCCTTCGACCCGCAAAAGGCCCGCCTCTGGTCCGCCGACCGCAAGGCCTTCACTGCGGCCTGGTACGTGGACGCCGAACTCGGCTTCGTCTGGTGGCAGGACCTGACCTGCCGCTTCTTCGCCCGCGCCGTGGCCGGGTAG
- a CDS encoding SPOR domain-containing protein yields the protein MKKTILALAVLTAAALVLGGCFRKHIESAPPTRQPAQTVTAEPPVIEETYVVGEDKPLDEPIDEVYEVDAAKQPGTQAPAVGEADLAEEPLPDADQLKREAEAAAAQSKPAEPAAATAPGAATPPAAPVQTAEAKPAPARKPVNPEDEVVGIGDVADADVAAAAVTTTATVSGPYYVQVGAFSDEKNADRALQRLIEDGYKGSVMVKTDEGLFRVQAGSFPDEASAGAALDKLKTDYPKGFVLKKP from the coding sequence ATGAAGAAAACCATACTGGCCCTGGCGGTGCTGACTGCTGCCGCCCTCGTCCTCGGCGGCTGTTTCCGCAAACACATCGAATCCGCACCGCCCACGAGACAACCGGCCCAGACGGTTACTGCCGAACCGCCCGTCATTGAAGAGACGTACGTGGTGGGCGAGGACAAGCCTCTGGACGAGCCCATTGACGAGGTCTACGAGGTGGACGCGGCCAAGCAGCCCGGGACCCAGGCCCCTGCCGTGGGCGAAGCCGATCTGGCCGAGGAACCGCTTCCCGATGCGGACCAGCTCAAGCGCGAGGCCGAGGCAGCCGCTGCCCAGAGCAAACCCGCAGAACCCGCGGCTGCGACGGCACCCGGTGCCGCGACACCTCCCGCCGCACCGGTTCAAACCGCCGAGGCGAAACCGGCTCCGGCTCGGAAGCCCGTCAACCCCGAAGACGAGGTTGTCGGCATAGGGGATGTGGCTGACGCGGACGTTGCCGCTGCCGCAGTCACGACCACCGCGACCGTGAGCGGCCCGTATTATGTCCAGGTGGGCGCGTTCTCAGATGAGAAGAACGCGGACAGAGCCCTTCAGCGTCTCATTGAAGACGGCTACAAGGGCTCTGTAATGGTCAAGACCGACGAGGGGCTGTTCCGCGTGCAGGCGGGTTCGTTCCCGGACGAGGCATCGGCCGGGGCCGCCCTGGATAAACTGAAGACGGACTACCCCAAGGGGTTTGTGCTGAAGAAGCCGTAA
- a CDS encoding integration host factor subunit alpha has product MSTLTKAGIVDYIYERTDKNRAEIKDLVETILEVMKKSIKKDHALLISGFGKFEAYDKRARKGRNPQTTQTITLPPRKVVVFRLSRKFRAELNP; this is encoded by the coding sequence ATGAGCACTCTCACCAAAGCCGGAATCGTGGACTACATCTACGAACGCACCGACAAAAACCGCGCCGAGATCAAGGACCTGGTGGAGACCATCCTGGAGGTCATGAAGAAGTCCATCAAGAAGGACCATGCTCTGCTGATCTCCGGTTTCGGCAAATTCGAGGCGTACGACAAGCGCGCCCGCAAGGGCCGCAACCCCCAGACGACCCAGACCATCACCCTGCCCCCGCGCAAGGTGGTCGTGTTCAGGTTGTCCCGCAAGTTCCGCGCCGAACTGAATCCCTAG